In Herbaspirillum seropedicae, a single window of DNA contains:
- a CDS encoding DMT family transporter, whose amino-acid sequence MHYKHLWFPLGAVLIWAGNTVISKMSASVIAPEDISFYRWVLAALLMSPFLARQTWAARAQIRPHLGKIVVLALLGMVLFQSLAYFAAATASATSMGIIASLMPLLTLVLSIKLLSEPPTVGTLGGGILSLLGLAVLIGRGHPLALFEQGVVTGDLLMLLATIAYGLYGVMLRRWALPLRTWQLLYMQVLMAVVLLFPGFVLGHHSPVTRENLPILLYAGIAASIISQFLWMRGVAYLGASRCAIFVNLMPVFTVIIAVLALGEQLHGYHAVGGVITLGGVIMAQVFRQRLRWRRLPG is encoded by the coding sequence ATGCACTACAAACACCTCTGGTTTCCCCTCGGCGCAGTGTTGATCTGGGCCGGCAATACTGTCATCAGCAAGATGTCGGCCAGCGTCATTGCACCGGAAGACATCTCCTTCTATCGCTGGGTGCTGGCGGCGCTGCTGATGTCGCCCTTCCTGGCGCGCCAGACCTGGGCGGCGCGTGCCCAGATCCGGCCGCACCTGGGCAAGATCGTGGTGCTCGCGCTGCTGGGCATGGTGCTGTTCCAGAGCCTGGCCTACTTCGCCGCCGCCACGGCCTCGGCCACCAGCATGGGCATCATCGCTTCGCTCATGCCGCTGCTGACCCTCGTGCTGAGCATCAAGCTGCTGTCCGAACCGCCCACCGTGGGCACCCTGGGCGGCGGCATCCTGTCGCTGCTGGGACTGGCGGTGCTGATCGGGCGCGGCCATCCGCTGGCGCTGTTCGAACAGGGCGTGGTCACGGGCGACCTGCTCATGCTGCTGGCCACCATCGCCTATGGCCTGTATGGCGTGATGCTGCGCCGCTGGGCCCTGCCGCTGCGGACCTGGCAACTGCTGTACATGCAGGTGCTCATGGCGGTGGTGCTGCTGTTTCCCGGTTTCGTGCTGGGCCATCACTCGCCGGTCACGCGCGAGAACCTGCCCATCCTGCTCTATGCCGGTATTGCCGCTTCCATCATTTCGCAGTTCCTGTGGATGCGCGGCGTGGCGTATCTGGGGGCGAGCCGTTGCGCCATCTTCGTGAACCTGATGCCGGTATTTACTGTCATCATTGCCGTGCTGGCGCTGGGTGAGCAATTGCATGGCTATCATGCCGTGGGCGGCGTCATCACGCTGGGCGGCGTCATCATGGCACAGGTGTTCCGGCAGCGGCTGCGCTGGCGGCGACTGCCGGGCTGA
- a CDS encoding magnesium and cobalt transport protein CorA has translation MIDPEMIVNCTVYKKGRKLREISLDEISDVLEEEGTFVWLGLLEPNVELMNKIKEEFCLHELAVEDAYAAHQRPKIEEYGDTLFVVLHTAQLTGGEVQFGETHILTGPRFVVTVRHGASRSYAKVREHCEMLPERLVRGPSFVLYSIMDFVVDNYRPIMDDLEAKFSQYEEQLFNPGTISGKAYLQELYQLKRQLIRLRSAASPLLDVCTQLLRFHEGLITKDGKAYFRDIYDHVVRFIDTGDRLREMVESAVQINLAQVTIHQNEIVQTLAGWGAILAIPTMIFSLYGMNFAHMPGLSWEWSFPLVLGGIVSACTLLWRRLRKAGWL, from the coding sequence ATGATCGATCCCGAGATGATCGTCAATTGCACGGTCTACAAGAAGGGCAGGAAGCTGCGCGAGATCAGCCTCGACGAGATCAGCGACGTGCTGGAAGAGGAGGGTACCTTCGTCTGGCTGGGCCTCTTGGAGCCCAACGTCGAGCTGATGAACAAGATCAAGGAAGAATTCTGCCTGCACGAGCTGGCCGTGGAAGACGCCTACGCCGCCCACCAGCGCCCCAAGATCGAGGAGTATGGCGACACCCTCTTCGTGGTCCTGCACACGGCCCAGCTGACCGGCGGCGAAGTGCAGTTCGGCGAGACCCACATCCTCACCGGCCCGCGCTTCGTGGTCACGGTGCGCCATGGCGCCTCGCGCAGCTATGCCAAGGTGCGCGAACACTGCGAGATGCTGCCCGAGCGCCTGGTGCGCGGCCCCAGCTTCGTGCTCTATTCCATCATGGACTTCGTGGTGGACAACTACCGTCCCATCATGGACGACCTCGAAGCCAAGTTCAGCCAGTACGAAGAACAGCTCTTCAATCCCGGCACCATCAGCGGCAAGGCCTACCTGCAGGAGCTGTACCAGTTGAAGCGCCAACTGATCCGCCTGCGCTCGGCGGCCTCGCCGCTGCTGGACGTCTGCACGCAATTGCTGCGCTTCCACGAGGGCCTCATCACCAAGGACGGCAAGGCCTACTTCCGCGACATCTACGACCACGTGGTGCGCTTCATCGATACCGGCGACCGCCTGCGGGAAATGGTGGAATCGGCCGTGCAGATCAACCTGGCCCAGGTCACCATCCACCAGAACGAGATCGTGCAGACCCTGGCCGGCTGGGGTGCGATCCTGGCCATCCCGACCATGATCTTCAGTCTCTACGGGATGAACTTCGCCCATATGCCGGGCCTGTCGTGGGAATGGAGCTTCCCGCTGGTGTTGGGCGGCATCGTCAGCGCCTGCACGCTGCTGTGGCGGCGGCTGCGCAAGGCCGGCTGGCTCTGA